The Haliotis asinina isolate JCU_RB_2024 chromosome 3, JCU_Hal_asi_v2, whole genome shotgun sequence genome segment GAATGCATGTTTGTATCAAATTCACGGGGTCACAGACTACCGGTCAGGTTGATTCGACGTGTATCTAGTTACGTTCGAGAAGTAACGACCGAGTCCATTCCATCTCACACGTACTGGATCTAGTCCAGGTGGCTTCGTGGATGTCATGTGTACCCCGAGGACGACTGTAGGTCACTGTGTATCTCAAATCTACCCTGACGAATTGTCAGGTCGAGTCCGCGACCTTGGCTACGTCAGATGTTCCCTGACACTAGGTCGAGTCTAGGTCATTGTGTGTGTCACATGTATCCTGAAGATCTAGTAGGTCGAGTCTAGGTCATTGTGTGTGTCACATGTACCCTGAAGATCTAGTAGGTCGAGTCTAGGTGTTTGTGCATGTCACATGTACCCTGACGATATACTAGGTTGAATCTAGATCATTGTGTTTGTCACGTGTACATTGGCGACATACTAAGTAGAGTTCATTGTGTATGTCACAAGTACACGAAGTAACTAGTTATGTAGCATTTGATAGATGTTCAGTGTGGAGATGAATGTATCTGTTCCACATTCATGTTTACAGAAATCAGGAAATCGTTTTCTCTCATCGATGAAAATGGCGATGGACGCATTTCTTCCCACGAACTGCTGAGAGCTTctcgccttctgggcatgaaCCCAACACTTCAGGACGCTGAAGCAATGATTAAAGAAGTGGACCAAGACAGTAAGAGTTAACTCCCTTACTATAACAAGACTGACCCATAAAAGACTGTGAAGCTGGCGAATAGAATGTGTTCATATATGCTTATGCACAATGCACATTTTTTTCCAATTCGAAAACTCGTCAAACTAGTGGcataacaaactttatgaataacaaatttTTAATCATGAGAGCGAGCTaggtttcgatacagattcgaTACAGGGGCATAAAAAATGACATACGTACATCGGTGTCAACTTATCCATAGAGTTTGTTCTCTATTATATTTCCCAACTTCTAACATGCCATTCAAAGAAGTTACTAGACCTaacagtatatatgtatgtatgtgcgtgcgtgtgtgcgtgcgtgcgtgcgtgcgtgcgtgcgtgcgagttTTATGCATACATATGTAATtgtgtacacatacacacaaggtATTATTGTTGTATGTGTAATGGAAAAACCAGCCATAAGTGTTGATGTCGATCATGACGCTTTAATTAATGAATTCCCGCAGACAGTGGCTATATCGAGTTTCACGAGTACGCCGTGTTGATGTCGAAGCGAGTGGGCGCGATGGAGCAGGAGTTGCGGCACCTGAAGGAGGCCCTAGCTGTGCTGGACATTCACAAGGATGGACTGATTGACGTGGAGATGATGAAGCaggtagtgatgatggtgggAGAGAGGCTGACGGAGAAGGAGGTTGAGATGGGACTGAAGGAAGTCACGATACACCccggaaacaaaataaaatatgaagGTACCATGCTTTTATATCTATTTGTTTTCTAGTGTAGAGAATATTAGAATCTAGATATTCAAATTGATAGTAATGCATTCAGTTGCTGATTACACTGATTAGAATGATTAATAATACATCCCGCTGTTAAGTATGCTAGTTAGAATGTATAGTAATACattcatttgtttcataaaCAAATCAGAATAAATAATAGTACATTCCGTTGTTGAATATACTGATTAGCATACATAGTTTAACATTCAACTATATGGAAAGGAACCGACACTATTACATGTAGTCGTTGAATATATGCTAACAACAAAATGTATGGGGACACCCTCAAATTTGATAGTCATGCATAAACCTAAACGTCTGTGAGGTCATATATACCCTACGGTAAATGCAAGTTTTTGTGAGCTTCATGGACACTTTAAAtgacatgttagaacatgcagTGGAGCAAcagattcaatattcgttgagttgcGTTTCCGGGACTGAAACATTGTCATAAAAAAGCGAAAAACAAGGGAGATGAAACTTAACAgtgccatgtttgattcaaacacaacaaactagtgcatgtgaaagacagACTTCCCATGCAGCTTGTGGTAACATTTCCTACAAAAGAAGCCACGGACAGTATTGGAACTTCACACCATCTTCACCATGCCACAACGCAGACTGCTAAATAAGTTCCCGCGACAGAAGCATGCACCTGCAGGGCCGTTGCATGGTTACAGGATGGTGATTCCATAATAAGTTTTGCTCTCCGTCTTCAGGAGTCTCCCTCTGTCACTCACAAACTGAGGGACAGATTCCAAGCCACAGGTAGAGTACAGAACAGACCTCGCTCTGTAACACCCAGGAAAACATCAAGGGCAGTTGGCCGATAAGTTGTGCTCCAGACCCGAAGGAACAGGTTCATAACTGCCATGTAGTGCCCACTTGCCACAAGTTGCAAAGGAaatctgtcttccacatgctctagtctgttgtgtttgagcgtttgaatcaaacatggtgcagGTGTGATTCAACACCCTTATTTTTCGCTGTTTTGGATGATGTaccatttcactcaaactcaacgaatattgaatcggTTGCTTCACTGCACTTTCCAGCATGCcaaagtgcccattaagcacacaaaacatTGCATTTATAGTAGAGTATAAATGACCACATCACTATTCAGTTTGTGCATGTTGCGATTTTTGCGTTCCTCGTCCCCACGCAAAACGTCTCGGAGCAGCAATATTAACTCTTTCAACAGCAGTCAACCAGAGGCTTACTAAACGATATGTATGGTCGTTTATTTCCGCTATCAGTGGTTTTCGGTAACGTGATACAACAACGGGAAATGTCTCTGTTTTATTAACTTCGTACGAATGACAAGTAAGGCAAACAGGACACAGTAAACAGGACATATGTCGATGAGGAAATACTCACCTGCCTGCAATTCACGCTGACGAAGGTGATAAACGTCATCGTTTCCCATCTgagtagaccgatgctcattctgtcgatcactggattgtctgggcaaGACACGAtttttactgaccgccgccatgtagttggaatattgcgaagtgtggcgttaaacagaaaaacaaacaattcataacGGATTCAAGACTGGCTTTTCAAACTTCATGTTCCTTGGTTTCAGAATTTGCAGAGACGCTGTGTAAACGATTGCTGTGAGAGATGAAAGAGCTAAATATATCCCCGTGCATATGCCCTCTCGAACTGCTGCCGAGACATAGACTCGTACAACTTTACATATTACTTCCATGATCAATTTGGTGACTTTGGCTGTCTGATAGTTCACAGATAGTACAATAAATAGCGTTACATGTATGGTTACGTGTTTTCATTGTCGAATGTCTGTGATGGAATATGAAGACTGGCCAGTTACTGAAAGTTGGTCCTCAGGTAAAACATCTTtaaattcacatttttttaaacCAGGTGCCATGGGTCATCAGTGATAAGACATTAGacatgagtgattgagtatggttttacgtcgcttttagcaatattcgaggaATCTCACGGCTGGGgataccagaaacgggcttcacacattgtactcatgtgggtaatcgaatcCGGACCTTCGGTGTGCCCAaccaacgctttaatcactaggctatccTACAGCCCCCACCTTAAACAACGTGATTCAGGGAAAGAACATTATTCTCAAGTAACCTTCGCTTACGTAATCTTACGTAGTAAGATGGGGCCAAATGGATTGGGTTGTCAGCCTTAAATCATAATCACTGAAACCCTTGATGTCACTCACAGGATTGTCTTGTGTAGAcatagttatttacagacttaaTTCAGCCATATCTGCCT includes the following:
- the LOC137277111 gene encoding uncharacterized protein, with product MFTEIRKSFSLIDENGDGRISSHELLRASRLLGMNPTLQDAEAMIKEVDQDNSGYIEFHEYAVLMSKRVGAMEQELRHLKEALAVLDIHKDGLIDVEMMKQVVMMVGERLTEKEVEMGLKEVTIHPGNKIKYEEFAETLCKRLL